In Oryza sativa Japonica Group chromosome 2, ASM3414082v1, the following are encoded in one genomic region:
- the LOC4329855 gene encoding uncharacterized protein isoform X4, with amino-acid sequence MKGSAAAGGEDDVELLKAVAQAWHAQSGNPRAVASAAAQGADDDGGGGGVSSSGTRRAGVGGPGRRRPSRFKLEAAAIRDRDTRGGGGGERAWDFAQSLWDTYELVAVARRLESGLVLADHHPGAAAAQERAATTREGGGGGGGVKRARESSRSLRSIFLRSSWSSSRRKHLYFIHSVRKW; translated from the exons atgaagggctcggcggcggcgggcggcgaggacgacgtggAGCTGCTCAAGGCGGTGGCGCAGGCGTGGCACGCGCAGTCGGGCAACCCGCgcgcggtggcgtcggcggcggcgcaaggggcggacgacgacggcggcggcggcggcgtctcttCCTCGGGCACGCGCCGCGCGGGAGTGGGAGGCCCGGGACGGCGCAGGCCGTCACGGTTCAAGCTGGAGGCCGCGGCGATCCGTGACCGGgacacgcgcggcggcggcggcggcgagagggcgTGGGACTTCGCGCAGTCGCTGTGGGACACGTACGAGCTCGTCGCCGTGGCGCGGAGGCTCGAGTCCGGCCTCGTCCTCGCCGACCACcatcccggcgccgccgccgcccaggagcgcgccgccaccacgcgggaaggaggaggaggaggaggaggggtgaaGCGAGCGAGGGAGAGCAGCCGCAGCCTGAGGAGCATATTCCTCCGGTCATCGTGGTCATCGTCCAGGAG AAAGCACCTCTACTTCATCCATTCAGTCAGAAAATGGTAA
- the LOC4329855 gene encoding uncharacterized protein isoform X3 — MKGSAAAGGEDDVELLKAVAQAWHAQSGNPRAVASAAAQGADDDGGGGGVSSSGTRRAGVGGPGRRRPSRFKLEAAAIRDRDTRGGGGGERAWDFAQSLWDTYELVAVARRLESGLVLADHHPGAAAAQERAATTREGGGGGGGVKRARESSRSLRSIFLRSSWSSSRRCKALPNTDLLHCFFR; from the exons atgaagggctcggcggcggcgggcggcgaggacgacgtggAGCTGCTCAAGGCGGTGGCGCAGGCGTGGCACGCGCAGTCGGGCAACCCGCgcgcggtggcgtcggcggcggcgcaaggggcggacgacgacggcggcggcggcggcgtctcttCCTCGGGCACGCGCCGCGCGGGAGTGGGAGGCCCGGGACGGCGCAGGCCGTCACGGTTCAAGCTGGAGGCCGCGGCGATCCGTGACCGGgacacgcgcggcggcggcggcggcgagagggcgTGGGACTTCGCGCAGTCGCTGTGGGACACGTACGAGCTCGTCGCCGTGGCGCGGAGGCTCGAGTCCGGCCTCGTCCTCGCCGACCACcatcccggcgccgccgccgcccaggagcgcgccgccaccacgcgggaaggaggaggaggaggaggaggggtgaaGCGAGCGAGGGAGAGCAGCCGCAGCCTGAGGAGCATATTCCTCCGGTCATCGTGGTCATCGTCCAGGAG GTGTAAAGCTCTCCCAAACACAGATCTTCTCCATTGTTTTTTCAGATAG
- the LOC4329858 gene encoding isocitrate dehydrogenase [NAD] regulatory subunit 1, mitochondrial isoform X2, whose translation MARRSAPLLQRLLSPTPSPSPSPPHPLAAAAVSRRTVTYMPRPGDGAPRAVTLIPGDGIGPLVTGAVRQVMEAMHAPVYFESYEVRGDMPTVPPEVIDSIRRNKVCLKGGLATPVGGGVSSLNVQLRKELDLYASLVNCFNLPGLPTRHDNVDIVVIRENTEGEYSGLEHEVVPGVVESLKFCSERIAKYAFEYAYLNNRKKVTAVHKANIMKLADGLFLESCREVATKYPGIQYNEIIVDNCCMQLVAKPEQFDVMVTPNLYGNLVANTAAGIAGGTGVMPGGNVGQDHAVFEQGASAGNVGNVKVVEQKKANPVALLLSSAMMLRHLQFPSFADRLETAVKRVIAEGKYRTKDLGGSSTTQEVTDAVIAHLD comes from the exons atggcgcggcgaTCCGCCCCTCTCCTCcagcgcctcctctcccccactccctccccctccccctccccgccccatcctctcgccgccgccgccgtctcccgccgcaCCGTCACCTACATGCCGCGGCCGGGGGAcggcgccccgcgcgccgtcacGCTCATCCCGGGCGACGGCATCGGGCCCCTCGTCACCGGCGCCGTGCGGCAGGTGATGGAGGCCATGCACGCGCCGGTCTACTTCGAGTCCTACGAGGTCCGCGGCGACATGCCGACGGTTCCCCCCGAGGTCATCGACTCCATCCGCCGCAACAAGGTCTGCCTCAAGGGCGGCCTCGCCACCCCAGTCGGCGGGGGTGTCTCCTCCCTCAACGTGCAGCTCCGCAAGGAGCTCGACCTCTACGCCTCCCTCGTCAACTGCTTCAACCTCCCGGGGCTGCCCACCAGGCACGACAACGTCGACATTGTCGTCATCAGGGAGAACACCGAGGGCGAGTACTCCGGGCTTGAGCACGAGGTCGTCCCTGGCGTCGTGGAGAGCCTTAAG TTCTGCTCTGAAAGGATTGCCAAGTATGCTTTTGAGTACGCGTACCTCAACAACAGAAAGAAAGTGACTGCCGTGCATAAAGCAAACATCATGAAGCTTGCTGATGGTTTATTCTTGGAGTCTTGCCGTGAGGTTGCAACAAAGTATCCTGGAATTCAATATAATGAAATCATCGTGGACAACTGTTGTATGCAGCTTGTTGCTAAGCCTGAACAATTTGATGTTATG GTCACGCCAAATCTTTATGGCAATCTGGTGGCTAACACGGCTGCAGGTATTGCTGGAGGCACTGGTGTCATGCCTGGAG GTAATGTGGGTCAGGACCATGCTGTCTTCGAGCAAGGAGCTTCTGCAGGAAATGTTGGAAACGTCAAAGTTGTGGAGCAGAAGAAAGCTAACCCCGTTGCTCTGCTCCTCTCATCTGCCATGATGTTGCGGCATTTGCAATTCCCATCATTCGCTGACCGGCTGGAGACGGCGGTGAAGCGTGTCATCGCAGAAGGCAAGTACAGAACCAAAGACTTGGGCGGCAGCAGCACCACGCAGGAAGTCACGGATGCAGTGATCGCGCATCTTGATTAA
- the LOC4329855 gene encoding uncharacterized protein isoform X1 — MKGSAAAGGEDDVELLKAVAQAWHAQSGNPRAVASAAAQGADDDGGGGGVSSSGTRRAGVGGPGRRRPSRFKLEAAAIRDRDTRGGGGGERAWDFAQSLWDTYELVAVARRLESGLVLADHHPGAAAAQERAATTREGGGGGGGVKRARESSRSLRSIFLRSSWSSSRSQCKVADDVTSSEISLMSSNFQQRNNTTRNRDVTGRI; from the exons atgaagggctcggcggcggcgggcggcgaggacgacgtggAGCTGCTCAAGGCGGTGGCGCAGGCGTGGCACGCGCAGTCGGGCAACCCGCgcgcggtggcgtcggcggcggcgcaaggggcggacgacgacggcggcggcggcggcgtctcttCCTCGGGCACGCGCCGCGCGGGAGTGGGAGGCCCGGGACGGCGCAGGCCGTCACGGTTCAAGCTGGAGGCCGCGGCGATCCGTGACCGGgacacgcgcggcggcggcggcggcgagagggcgTGGGACTTCGCGCAGTCGCTGTGGGACACGTACGAGCTCGTCGCCGTGGCGCGGAGGCTCGAGTCCGGCCTCGTCCTCGCCGACCACcatcccggcgccgccgccgcccaggagcgcgccgccaccacgcgggaaggaggaggaggaggaggaggggtgaaGCGAGCGAGGGAGAGCAGCCGCAGCCTGAGGAGCATATTCCTCCGGTCATCGTGGTCATCGTCCAGGAG CCAATGCAAAGTGGCAGATGATGTCACCAGTTCAGAGATCAGCTTGATGTCTTCAAATTTTCAACAAAGGAACAATACAACAAGAAACAGAGATGTCACGGGAAGAATTTGA
- the LOC4329857 gene encoding uncharacterized protein, producing the protein MASHLDFRYLDEGLGGERGKRKRREAEEAAAADSMDLDADADAPRPSKLRAVPSLSDPSKPASFGQPTYDGVIAGRVSGRRWKEARTRRASALAASRKPTPLEQRARDKSLKRAYQARVAELKEEIRQSKAAKRKQREEREKRKKENVLRSGTKLQRVTNPKTIQKIAKSKKRKQLKVVPDEFLGGKKSDANRRMQVPGLDN; encoded by the coding sequence ATGGCGTCCCACCTCGACTTCCGCTACCTCGACGAGGGcctcggcggcgagcgcgggaAGCGCAAGCGccgcgaggcggaggaggcggccgccgccgactccatggacctcgacgccgacgccgacgcgccgAGGCCGTCCAAGCTCCGCGCGGTGCCCTCCCTGTCCGACCCCTCCAAGCCCGCCTCCTTCGGGCAGCCCACCTACGACGGCGTCATCGCCGGGCGCGTCTCCGGGCGGCGCTGGAAGGAGGCCCGCACCCGCCGCGCCTCCGCGCTGGCGGCGTCCCGGAAGCCGACCCCGCTGGAGCAGCGCGCCCGCGACAAGTCCCTGAAGCGCGCGTACCAGGCCCGCGTGGCGGAGCTCAAGGAGGAGATCCGGCAGAGCAAGGCGGCGAAGCGGAAGCAGCGGGAGGAGCGGGAGAAGCGCAAGAAGGAGAACGTGCTCCGCTCGGGCACCAAGCTGCAGCGGGTCACCAACCCCAAGACCATCCAGAAGATCGCCAAGTCCAAGAAGCGGAAGCAGCTCAAGGTCGTCCCCGACGAGTTCCTCGGCGGCAAGAAGTCGGACGCCAACCGCCGCATGCAGGTGCCCGGCCTAGACAACTGA
- the LOC4329860 gene encoding eukaryotic translation initiation factor 4B1: protein MSKAWGGLGGAGAWALDAERAEEEERESAAAPAPAAGFPSLREAAAGAAAGKSKKKKGTTLSLSEFTTYGAAAGRRPAAAAAEPKGLTPQEMMMLPTGPRERSTEELDRSRLGGGFRSYGSGERRGGFDDDGRRGGPGRDADLDMPSRADESGNWSLNKKSFTPSPADSGARSRYGSLGGGGGGAPAASSFGRADDDSDWSRGKKPMPMPSRYPSLGSGGGGGGFRDSPTSTDSDRWSRAAPLPPHNGERERPRLVLDPPKRDASATPTPPPAEAARSRPSPFGAARPREDILAEKGLDWRKMETEIDHKTSRPTSSQSSRPGSAHSSLPGSPGSQTSAVGSEGVPRARPKVNPFGDAKPREVVLQEKGKDWRKIDLELEHRRIDRPETNEEKDLKEQINLLRVDLKETEANISDEDKKGLSEKLSQMERELERLTVELDNKVRFGQRPGSGSGKVTAHLSNSPDESQITESMEQPRSRSSIDQNPKPAEERWGFQGNRDRGSFGGNRNTDRSLTGQRW, encoded by the exons atgtCCAAGGCCTggggcggcctcggcggcgccggcgcgtggGCGCTGGACGCCGagcgcgccgaggaggaggagcgggagagcgccgccgcacccgccCCGGCCGCGGGGTTCCCCAGCctccgcgaggccgccgcgggTGCGGCCGCCGGCaagtccaagaagaagaaggggacCACCCTCTCGCTCTCCGAGTTCACCAcctacggcgccgccgccgggaggcggcccgccgccgcggccgcggagcCCAAGGGGCTCACGCCGCAGGAGATGATGATGCTGCCCACCGGGCCGCGGGAGCGGTCCACGGAGGAGCTCGATCGGTCCCGCCTCGGCGGCGGGTTCCGCTCCTACGGCTCCGGGGAGCGCCGCGGCGggttcgacgacgacggccgccgcggcggccccgGGAGGGACGCGGATCTCGACATGCCGTCGCGCGCCGACGAGTCGGGCAACTGGTCGCTCAACAAGAAGTCGTtcacgccgtcgcccgccgacTCGGGCGCCCGGAGCAGGTACGGATCcctcgggggcggcggcggcggcgcccccgccgcttcctccttcggccgcgccgacgacgacagcgACTGGTCGCGCGGGAAGAAGCCGATGCCAATGCCGTCCCGCTACCCGAGCCTCGgctccggtggcggtggcggtggcttcCGCGACTCGCCTACCTCGACCGACTCCGACCGATGGTCCCGTGCCGCTCCTCTGCCTCCGCACAATGGCGAGCGTGAGCGGCCACGCCTAGTGCTTGATCCGCCCAAGCGGGATGCCTCGGCTACCCCTACGCCGCCTCCTGCCGAGGCGGCACGCAGCCGGCCAAGCCCATTTGGCGCCGCGAGGCCCCGCGAGGACATTCTTGCTGAAAAAGGGCTGGACTGGAGGAAGATGGAGACAGAGATTGATCATAAGACTAGCCGCCCAACCAGCTCACAGTCTAGTAGGCCAGGAAGTGCGCATTCGTCTCTTCCTGGGAGCCCTGGATCACAGACATCAGCTGTGGGTAGTGAAGGTGTGCCGAGGGCTCGGCCGAAGGTTAATCCTTTTGGGGATGCGAAGCCAAGAGAGGTAGTTCTTCAGGAGAAAGGCAAGGATTGGAGAAAGATTGATCTTGAGTTGGAGCATCGTCGAATTGATAG ACCGGAGACAAACGAAGAGAAGGATTTGAAAGAACAGATTAACCTGCTTAGGGTGGATTTGAAAGAAACTGAAGCAAACATAAGTGACGAGGATAAAAAAGGTTTATCAGAAAAGTTATCCCAGATGGAAAGGGAACTGGAGCGTCTTACAGTTGAGTTGGACAACAAGGTTCGATTTGGGCAAAGACCTGGTTCTGGATCTGGCAAGGTTACTGCACATTTAAGTAATTCACCAGACGAATCACAGATTACAGAGTCAATGGAACAACCACGTTCCCGTAGCAGCATAGACCAAAATCCTAAACCAGCAGAAGAAAGGTGGGGGTTTCAGGGCAACAGGGACAGAGGCTCATTTGGTGGTAACAGAAATACAGACAG GTCGTTAACAGGGCAGAGATGGTGA
- the LOC4329855 gene encoding uncharacterized protein isoform X6, producing MKGSAAAGGEDDVELLKAVAQAWHAQSGNPRAVASAAAQGADDDGGGGGVSSSGTRRAGVGGPGRRRPSRFKLEAAAIRDRDTRGGGGGERAWDFAQSLWDTYELVAVARRLESGLVLADHHPGAAAAQERAATTREGGGGGGGVKRARESSRSLRSIFLRSSWSSSRR from the exons atgaagggctcggcggcggcgggcggcgaggacgacgtggAGCTGCTCAAGGCGGTGGCGCAGGCGTGGCACGCGCAGTCGGGCAACCCGCgcgcggtggcgtcggcggcggcgcaaggggcggacgacgacggcggcggcggcggcgtctcttCCTCGGGCACGCGCCGCGCGGGAGTGGGAGGCCCGGGACGGCGCAGGCCGTCACGGTTCAAGCTGGAGGCCGCGGCGATCCGTGACCGGgacacgcgcggcggcggcggcggcgagagggcgTGGGACTTCGCGCAGTCGCTGTGGGACACGTACGAGCTCGTCGCCGTGGCGCGGAGGCTCGAGTCCGGCCTCGTCCTCGCCGACCACcatcccggcgccgccgccgcccaggagcgcgccgccaccacgcgggaaggaggaggaggaggaggaggggtgaaGCGAGCGAGGGAGAGCAGCCGCAGCCTGAGGAGCATATTCCTCCGGTCATCGTGGTCATCGTCCAGGAG ATAG
- the LOC9270837 gene encoding elongation factor Tu, chloroplastic has protein sequence MASLASASASTSLVFSTSSSKPRLGSSVGFSSPARFRRTAAAAASRGTGRRAGLLVVRAARGKFERTKPHVNIGTIGHVDHGKTTLTAALTMVLASVGGSAPKKYDEIDAAPEERARGITINTATVEYETETRHYAHVDCPGHADYVKNMITGAAQMDGAILVVSGADGPMPQTKEHILLAKQVGVPKIVVFLNKKDQVDDEELLQLVELEVRELLSSYEYDGDEVPIVAGSALKALENLMANPAIKRGDDEWVDGIFSLIDSVDNYIPVPQRQTDLPFLLAVEDVFSITGRGTVATGRIERGTVKVGDTVDIVGIRETRNCTVTGVEMFQKTMDDAMAGDNVGLLLRGMQKDDIERGMVLAKPASITPHTKFDAVVYVLKKDEGGRHSPFFPGYRPQFYMRTTDVTGNVTKIMNDKDEEAKMCMPGDRVKMVVELIQPVACEQGMRFAIREGGKTVGAGVINTILK, from the coding sequence atggcctccctcgcctccgcctccgcatccACCTCCCTggtcttctccacctcctcctccaagccGCGCCTCGGCTCCTCCGTCGGATTCTCCTCGCCCGCGCGGTtccggcgcacggcggcggcggcggcgtccaggggcacggggcggcgcgcggggctgcTGGTAGTGCGCGCGGCGAGGGGGAAGTTCGAGCGGACCAAGCCGCACGTCAACATCGGCACCAtcggccacgtcgaccacgggAAGACTACGCTGACGGCGGCGCTCACCATGGTGCTCGCCTCCGTGGGCGGGAGCGCCCCCAAGAAGTACGACGAGATCGACGCGGCGCccgaggagcgcgcccgcggcATCACCATCAACACCGCCACCGTCGAGTACGAGACCGAGACCCGCCACTACGCCCACGTCGACTGCCCCGGCCACGCCGACTACGTCAAGAACATGATTACCGGCGCCGCGCAGATGGACGGCGCCAtcctcgtcgtctccggcgccgACGGGCCCATGCCGCAGACCAAGGAGCACATCCTGCTCGCCAAGCAGGTCGGTGTCCCCAAGATTGTTGTCTTCCTCAACAAGAAGGACCAggtcgacgacgaggagctgCTCCAGCTCGTCGAGCTCGAGGTCCGCGAATTGCTCTCCTCCTACGAGTACGATGGCGACGAAGTGCCCATCGTCGCTGGCTCCGCGCTCAAGGCGCTCGAGAACCTCATGGCCAACCCTGCCATTAAGCGCGGCGATGATGAGTGGGTGGACGGGATCTTCTCGTTGATTGATTCCGTGGATAACTACATCCCTGTCCCACAGCGCCAGACCGACCTCCCGTTCTTGCTTGCTGTTGAGGATGTGTTCTCCATCACCGGTCGTGGTACCGTTGCCACTGGCCGTATTGAGCGTGGCACCGTCAAGGTTGGGGACACGGTCGATATCGTCGGTATCCGGGAGACTCGCAACTGCACGGTGACTGGTGTTGAGATGTTCCAGAAGACCATGGATGATGCGATGGCTGGGGACAATGTCGGCCTGCTTCTCCGAGGTATGCAGAAGGATGATATCGAGAGAGGCATGGTGCTTGCGAAGCCTGCTTCCATCACGCCACACACCAAGTTTGATGCGGTTGTGTATGTCCTGAAGAAGGACGAGGGTGGACGGCACTCACCGTTTTTCCCTGGTTACCGCCCTCAGTTCTACATGCGGACTACCGATGTGACGGGGAATGTCACAAAGATTATGAACGACAAGGACGAGGAGGCGAAGATGTGCATGCCTGGTGACCGTGTCAAGATGGTTGTGGAGCTCATCCAGCCCGTCGCTTGTGAGCAGGGAATGAGGTTTGCCATCCGTGAGGGTGGAAAGACCGTCGGTGCCGGCGTCATCAATACGATCTTGAAGTAA
- the LOC4329858 gene encoding isocitrate dehydrogenase [NAD] regulatory subunit 1, mitochondrial isoform X1 — protein MARRSAPLLQRLLSPTPSPSPSPPHPLAAAAVSRRTVTYMPRPGDGAPRAVTLIPGDGIGPLVTGAVRQVMEAMHAPVYFESYEVRGDMPTVPPEVIDSIRRNKVCLKGGLATPVGGGVSSLNVQLRKELDLYASLVNCFNLPGLPTRHDNVDIVVIRENTEGEYSGLEHEVVPGVVESLKVITKFCSERIAKYAFEYAYLNNRKKVTAVHKANIMKLADGLFLESCREVATKYPGIQYNEIIVDNCCMQLVAKPEQFDVMVTPNLYGNLVANTAAGIAGGTGVMPGGNVGQDHAVFEQGASAGNVGNVKVVEQKKANPVALLLSSAMMLRHLQFPSFADRLETAVKRVIAEGKYRTKDLGGSSTTQEVTDAVIAHLD, from the exons atggcgcggcgaTCCGCCCCTCTCCTCcagcgcctcctctcccccactccctccccctccccctccccgccccatcctctcgccgccgccgccgtctcccgccgcaCCGTCACCTACATGCCGCGGCCGGGGGAcggcgccccgcgcgccgtcacGCTCATCCCGGGCGACGGCATCGGGCCCCTCGTCACCGGCGCCGTGCGGCAGGTGATGGAGGCCATGCACGCGCCGGTCTACTTCGAGTCCTACGAGGTCCGCGGCGACATGCCGACGGTTCCCCCCGAGGTCATCGACTCCATCCGCCGCAACAAGGTCTGCCTCAAGGGCGGCCTCGCCACCCCAGTCGGCGGGGGTGTCTCCTCCCTCAACGTGCAGCTCCGCAAGGAGCTCGACCTCTACGCCTCCCTCGTCAACTGCTTCAACCTCCCGGGGCTGCCCACCAGGCACGACAACGTCGACATTGTCGTCATCAGGGAGAACACCGAGGGCGAGTACTCCGGGCTTGAGCACGAGGTCGTCCCTGGCGTCGTGGAGAGCCTTAAG GTGATCACAAAGTTCTGCTCTGAAAGGATTGCCAAGTATGCTTTTGAGTACGCGTACCTCAACAACAGAAAGAAAGTGACTGCCGTGCATAAAGCAAACATCATGAAGCTTGCTGATGGTTTATTCTTGGAGTCTTGCCGTGAGGTTGCAACAAAGTATCCTGGAATTCAATATAATGAAATCATCGTGGACAACTGTTGTATGCAGCTTGTTGCTAAGCCTGAACAATTTGATGTTATG GTCACGCCAAATCTTTATGGCAATCTGGTGGCTAACACGGCTGCAGGTATTGCTGGAGGCACTGGTGTCATGCCTGGAG GTAATGTGGGTCAGGACCATGCTGTCTTCGAGCAAGGAGCTTCTGCAGGAAATGTTGGAAACGTCAAAGTTGTGGAGCAGAAGAAAGCTAACCCCGTTGCTCTGCTCCTCTCATCTGCCATGATGTTGCGGCATTTGCAATTCCCATCATTCGCTGACCGGCTGGAGACGGCGGTGAAGCGTGTCATCGCAGAAGGCAAGTACAGAACCAAAGACTTGGGCGGCAGCAGCACCACGCAGGAAGTCACGGATGCAGTGATCGCGCATCTTGATTAA
- the LOC4329856 gene encoding uncharacterized protein: protein MAAADGDEDWEICNCDGFVYKRRRVLHPPDLEDAAATAATSSAPGPPPEAVLRRRRRQALLRLRARYLDELSRWESLSSDVLAPLPAAPAADLPPRPPSDPVAASPPPGSSSSSSDLTVIDGLLAQAEVTEQLLKRLTEVCDEIDEFCHAHEAALVDAVTDLPVWGDPRELMNSLCSPAELPVCGDPREVMSSLCSPGEKPVSVGTMASTEYHLSLLNL from the exons atggccgccgccgacggcgacgaggactGGGAGATCTGCAACTGCGACGGCTTCGTCTACAAGCGCCGCCGGGTCCTCCACCCGCCCGACctcgaggacgccgccgccaccgccgcgacctCCTCCGCCCCGGGGCCGCCACCCGAGGCcgtactccgccgccgccgccgccaggcgcTCCTCCGGCTCCGCGCCAGGTACCTCGACGAGCTCTCCCGCTGGGAGTCGCTCTCCTCGGACGTCCTcgcgccgctccccgccgcgccggccgcggacCTTCCTCCCCGACCGCCTTCCGaccccgtcgccgcctcgccgcctcccggctcctcctcctcctcctccgacctcACCGTCATCGACGGCCTCCTCGCCCAG GCGGAGGTGACGGAGCAGTTGCTCAAGCGGTTGACGGAGGTGTGCGACGAGATCGATGAGTTCTGCCACGCGCACGAGGCAGCCTTGGTGGATGCCGTCACCGACCTGCCGGTATGGGGCGATCCACGGGAGCTCATGAACTCCTTGTGCAGCCCCGCCGAGCTGCCAGTATGTGGCGATCCACGGGAGGTCATGAGCTCCTTGTGCAGCCCCGGCGAGAAGCCTGTCTCTG TTGGCACCATGGCATCTACAGAGTACCATCTCAGTTTACTGAATCTCTGA
- the LOC4329855 gene encoding uncharacterized protein isoform X5: MKGSAAAGGEDDVELLKAVAQAWHAQSGNPRAVASAAAQGADDDGGGGGVSSSGTRRAGVGGPGRRRPSRFKLEAAAIRDRDTRGGGGGERAWDFAQSLWDTYELVAVARRLESGLVLADHHPGAAAAQERAATTREGGGGGGGVKRARESSRSLRSIFLRSSWSSSRRFDEPRS, from the coding sequence atgaagggctcggcggcggcgggcggcgaggacgacgtggAGCTGCTCAAGGCGGTGGCGCAGGCGTGGCACGCGCAGTCGGGCAACCCGCgcgcggtggcgtcggcggcggcgcaaggggcggacgacgacggcggcggcggcggcgtctcttCCTCGGGCACGCGCCGCGCGGGAGTGGGAGGCCCGGGACGGCGCAGGCCGTCACGGTTCAAGCTGGAGGCCGCGGCGATCCGTGACCGGgacacgcgcggcggcggcggcggcgagagggcgTGGGACTTCGCGCAGTCGCTGTGGGACACGTACGAGCTCGTCGCCGTGGCGCGGAGGCTCGAGTCCGGCCTCGTCCTCGCCGACCACcatcccggcgccgccgccgcccaggagcgcgccgccaccacgcgggaaggaggaggaggaggaggaggggtgaaGCGAGCGAGGGAGAGCAGCCGCAGCCTGAGGAGCATATTCCTCCGGTCATCGTGGTCATCGTCCAGGAGGTTCGACGAACCACGCAGCTAg
- the LOC4329855 gene encoding uncharacterized protein isoform X2 has protein sequence MKGSAAAGGEDDVELLKAVAQAWHAQSGNPRAVASAAAQGADDDGGGGGVSSSGTRRAGVGGPGRRRPSRFKLEAAAIRDRDTRGGGGGERAWDFAQSLWDTYELVAVARRLESGLVLADHHPGAAAAQERAATTREGGGGGGGVKRARESSRSLRSIFLRSSWSSSRRTANAKWQMMSPVQRSA, from the exons atgaagggctcggcggcggcgggcggcgaggacgacgtggAGCTGCTCAAGGCGGTGGCGCAGGCGTGGCACGCGCAGTCGGGCAACCCGCgcgcggtggcgtcggcggcggcgcaaggggcggacgacgacggcggcggcggcggcgtctcttCCTCGGGCACGCGCCGCGCGGGAGTGGGAGGCCCGGGACGGCGCAGGCCGTCACGGTTCAAGCTGGAGGCCGCGGCGATCCGTGACCGGgacacgcgcggcggcggcggcggcgagagggcgTGGGACTTCGCGCAGTCGCTGTGGGACACGTACGAGCTCGTCGCCGTGGCGCGGAGGCTCGAGTCCGGCCTCGTCCTCGCCGACCACcatcccggcgccgccgccgcccaggagcgcgccgccaccacgcgggaaggaggaggaggaggaggaggggtgaaGCGAGCGAGGGAGAGCAGCCGCAGCCTGAGGAGCATATTCCTCCGGTCATCGTGGTCATCGTCCAGGAG AACAGCCAATGCAAAGTGGCAGATGATGTCACCAGTTCAGAGATCAGCTTGA